A genomic window from Ruminiclostridium cellulolyticum H10 includes:
- a CDS encoding peptidoglycan-binding protein — protein sequence MSLKKIKSLIKDIPKKIKNYKSKYPSKYKYIIISFSGTAALALTVAIASSLPPSNSDFVASGKQESTASVSNQTNIQKYSKSSSESTAFNKTSRGKVPLNPLKGDIITLGVKDITVTVIQKRLMELDYLEIDEPTDEFGEPLQFAIELFQRKNKLPITGEVDAKTYELLLSEDAKAYTVSLEAEGTDVQQLQERLYELGYINKVTGYFGSDTDTAVKEFQKRNGLYDDGNVGKQTREIMYSANAVPMSFYLGDENGEILQYKQRLYELGYLTAKPSGKYNNDTVLAVKRFQENNGLISDGYIGPVTKDLLMSADATENALDIGDNGEDVTKVQTYLMKLGYLKGVTGYFGSDTHNAVLKFQSRNGLGQDGKVGSQTIAKLLSSDARKWTGGSNGGSNSNSSGGSSNSGGGSNSSGGSNSGGGNGGSFVSPSVERLISVARSKLGSRYIYGAKGPNTFDCSGFVYWVLKNSGVRQGYMTSGGWAGNSRYRRISSMSSIKRGDIITYNGHVGIALGGNQMIDASSSQGRVRITNITSSYWKRNFICAYRIF from the coding sequence TAAATATATAATTATTTCATTTTCAGGAACAGCAGCCCTTGCTCTTACAGTAGCAATTGCTTCATCCCTACCTCCCTCAAACTCGGATTTTGTTGCTTCCGGTAAACAGGAAAGTACAGCTTCCGTATCCAACCAGACAAATATTCAAAAGTATTCCAAAAGTTCTTCTGAATCAACAGCGTTTAATAAAACATCCCGTGGAAAAGTTCCTTTGAATCCTTTAAAAGGTGATATTATAACGCTAGGGGTTAAAGACATTACAGTCACTGTTATTCAAAAAAGACTTATGGAGCTGGATTACCTTGAAATAGACGAACCTACCGATGAATTCGGAGAACCGCTTCAATTCGCAATAGAATTATTTCAGCGTAAAAATAAGTTACCCATAACAGGTGAGGTTGATGCCAAAACATATGAGCTTTTGCTTTCAGAGGATGCAAAAGCATACACCGTTTCTCTCGAAGCTGAAGGAACAGATGTACAACAGCTTCAGGAACGTTTGTATGAATTAGGGTACATAAACAAGGTAACAGGATATTTTGGTTCCGACACCGACACTGCTGTAAAAGAGTTCCAGAAAAGAAACGGACTTTATGATGATGGTAATGTAGGTAAACAGACAAGAGAAATTATGTATTCGGCTAATGCAGTTCCAATGTCCTTTTATTTAGGTGACGAAAACGGAGAAATACTTCAATACAAGCAGAGATTATATGAACTTGGATATCTGACTGCAAAACCCAGCGGAAAGTATAACAATGATACGGTTCTTGCAGTCAAGCGTTTTCAGGAAAACAATGGTTTGATTTCCGACGGTTACATAGGTCCCGTTACAAAGGATTTGCTTATGTCGGCAGACGCTACAGAAAATGCCCTTGATATAGGTGATAACGGAGAAGACGTTACAAAGGTTCAGACATACTTGATGAAACTGGGATATCTGAAAGGTGTAACAGGGTATTTCGGATCTGACACACACAATGCTGTTCTTAAATTTCAATCAAGAAATGGTTTAGGACAGGACGGAAAAGTAGGTTCACAAACTATAGCAAAACTTTTATCATCTGATGCAAGAAAGTGGACCGGCGGTTCGAATGGCGGGTCAAACAGTAATAGTTCAGGAGGATCAAGCAATTCCGGCGGAGGTAGTAATTCTAGCGGAGGTAGTAATTCCGGCGGAGGAAACGGAGGAAGTTTCGTAAGTCCAAGTGTTGAGCGACTTATTTCCGTAGCCAGATCAAAGTTGGGAAGCAGATATATATATGGTGCAAAAGGGCCTAATACCTTCGATTGCTCTGGATTTGTTTACTGGGTATTAAAAAATTCAGGGGTCAGACAAGGTTATATGACCTCAGGAGGATGGGCCGGAAATAGCAGATATAGAAGGATATCCAGTATGAGTAGTATAAAACGCGGAGATATTATAACATACAACGGGCATGTAGGTATCGCATTAGGAGGCAACCAGATGATTGATGCATCATCAAGTCAAGGCAGAGTTCGTATAACCAACATAACTTCTTCCTACTGGAAAAGAAATTTTATTTGTGCATACAGAATATTCTAA
- a CDS encoding NAD(P)-dependent alcohol dehydrogenase, whose product MKNRAAYMTEINKMEIRDIEVPKLREKDVLVKLEYVGICGSDVHYLEHGKIGDFIVNGDFILGHECAGTVVEVGSGVQDLKVGDKVALEPGITCGQCEFCKTGRYNLCPDVEFLATPPYHGSLMNYIAFPENMCFKLPDNITTKEGALVEPLAVGMHAANQGEVKLGSSVVILGAGTIGLVTLLACKANGATDITVVDVIPKRLEYAKNLGATKTINAAEADVFAEIDKLTDKKGVDVVIETAGTARTISQTPYMVKNGGNIVLVGLAPQDIIEFNFAKIMAKEATIKSVFRYKNIYPIAIKAISKGIIDITGIVTHEFNFDDVANAFDYVINNKQDVVKAVIKID is encoded by the coding sequence ATGAAAAACAGAGCGGCTTATATGACCGAGATAAACAAAATGGAGATAAGGGACATAGAGGTTCCAAAGCTCCGGGAAAAGGATGTACTCGTAAAACTTGAATATGTAGGAATTTGCGGTTCGGATGTACATTATCTTGAGCATGGAAAAATCGGTGATTTTATAGTAAACGGAGATTTTATACTTGGACATGAATGTGCCGGAACTGTTGTTGAAGTTGGCAGTGGGGTGCAAGACTTAAAAGTTGGAGACAAGGTTGCTTTGGAACCGGGAATAACTTGCGGACAATGCGAATTCTGTAAAACAGGAAGATATAACCTTTGCCCGGACGTTGAATTTCTGGCAACACCGCCGTACCACGGTTCACTAATGAACTATATCGCTTTCCCTGAAAATATGTGTTTTAAATTGCCTGATAACATAACAACAAAAGAAGGAGCATTGGTTGAACCTTTGGCTGTTGGTATGCACGCAGCAAACCAGGGAGAAGTGAAGCTGGGAAGTTCCGTTGTTATACTTGGGGCAGGCACAATAGGACTTGTTACTTTGCTTGCATGTAAAGCAAATGGAGCTACTGACATTACTGTAGTTGACGTAATTCCAAAGAGACTTGAGTATGCAAAGAATCTGGGAGCAACCAAAACAATAAATGCAGCAGAAGCCGATGTGTTCGCAGAGATAGACAAACTCACCGACAAAAAAGGCGTGGACGTTGTTATAGAAACTGCAGGTACTGCCAGAACTATTTCTCAGACTCCGTACATGGTTAAAAACGGGGGTAATATTGTTCTTGTAGGTTTGGCACCACAGGACATAATTGAATTCAATTTTGCAAAGATTATGGCAAAGGAAGCTACTATTAAATCCGTTTTCCGTTACAAAAACATATATCCTATAGCTATAAAGGCTATATCAAAAGGTATCATAGACATAACAGGTATAGTGACACACGAATTTAATTTTGATGATGTTGCAAATGCATTTGACTACGTAATAAACAACAAGCAGGATGTTGTTAAGGCTGTTATCAAAATAGACTGA
- a CDS encoding ROK family transcriptional regulator yields MATKVNSIEVKKINRNAIYNFLYKHEPISIQEIAYTLNMSLPTVTQNIKELQERGLVIETGLFESTGGRKAKAISYNSSAKYSVGLDITRNHVSIVVIDLSGKLLKNLRIQYPFNNHKEYFKGVGDLVTKLVSEVGIDESNMLGVGIALPAILSDDRQTVSYATVIDFRGGSINSFQEFIPYDIILSNDANAGGFAEMWHEDANENVAYLSLNNSVGGSIIIAKNIYDGQNQRAGEFGHMTIVPNGKECYCGQKGCVDAYCSAKILSDSTNGNIAEFFRLLKTNKEPQRSLWNEYTSHLIVAINNLRMLFDCKVILGGYAGAYMDEYIDELRQKVAKCNTFEVDGNYLHACKYKLEATAVGAALAHVDQFIKNV; encoded by the coding sequence AAAATAAACAGAAATGCCATATATAACTTTCTTTACAAACATGAGCCTATTTCTATCCAGGAGATTGCCTACACCTTAAATATGAGCTTGCCTACAGTAACGCAAAATATAAAGGAGCTTCAGGAACGTGGGCTGGTAATAGAAACAGGCCTTTTCGAATCCACAGGGGGCAGAAAGGCTAAGGCTATTTCATATAATAGCTCGGCAAAATATTCAGTAGGTCTGGACATAACACGCAACCATGTAAGTATTGTAGTAATAGACCTTAGCGGAAAACTTCTAAAGAATTTGAGAATCCAGTACCCTTTTAATAATCACAAGGAGTATTTTAAGGGAGTAGGTGATCTTGTCACAAAACTGGTAAGCGAAGTTGGGATTGATGAATCCAATATGCTTGGAGTAGGTATAGCATTGCCAGCCATACTATCCGATGACCGTCAGACGGTGAGCTACGCTACAGTTATTGACTTTCGGGGTGGTAGTATAAATTCTTTCCAGGAATTTATTCCATATGACATTATTTTGAGCAACGATGCCAATGCGGGCGGATTTGCGGAGATGTGGCATGAAGATGCAAATGAAAATGTGGCATATCTTTCTTTAAACAATTCTGTCGGAGGCTCCATAATAATAGCAAAAAATATTTATGATGGACAGAATCAACGAGCCGGAGAGTTTGGGCACATGACCATAGTACCAAACGGAAAAGAGTGCTATTGCGGTCAAAAAGGGTGTGTTGATGCATATTGTTCTGCAAAGATTTTATCAGATAGTACCAATGGAAATATCGCAGAGTTTTTCAGGCTTTTGAAGACGAATAAGGAACCTCAGAGAAGTTTATGGAATGAATATACATCACATTTGATTGTAGCAATAAATAATTTACGTATGTTATTTGATTGTAAAGTTATATTAGGCGGATATGCCGGAGCTTATATGGATGAATATATTGATGAGCTAAGGCAAAAGGTGGCAAAATGTAATACCTTTGAAGTAGATGGAAATTACCTTCATGCATGCAAGTACAAGCTCGAGGCAACAGCTGTAGGTGCTGCACTTGCTCATGTTGACCAATTCATAAAAAATGTTTAA